CTTAAAAAATTGAATTATCCCAAATAATTGGATAATCCCTAAATAAACTGGATTATGCCCAAATAAATTGGATTACTCCCGAATAAATTGGATTATTCTCAAATGAATTGGATTATGCCCAAATAAATTGGATTATTCTCGAATAAATTGGATTATCCCCAAATAAACGGTCCCTGCTCCAagctgagaaggaaagaaattcCTGAAATCAATCGGATTTCGGGGAGCTGGGAATGGACCCGTCCTCACGGAAAATTCACAATTTTTGGCCGTTCCGGGGGTTTTTCGAGCGGAATTtctcattttttgggttttttccgcCTCCTTCCGATGCTTTTCCATGGGTTTTTATCGGGGAAAAATGGATTTTAAATTTTCCCCTTCCCGTCTGTCTGCCCACAAAACCCTCCCCAGAATTCCCCAAATCCAGGAAAAATcgggaaaaaatcaggaaaaacccAAATCTGGCAAATGAGCCCCAATTCCAGGAGGgggaaaatttcctttttttttatcccCAAAATCGCCCGAAAAAAGAGGAGAAGTCCCCTGGAATTCCCAGCACGGGGAAATTCCCGGTGGGAACGGGGAGTTCGGGATCTCAGCGAGGAATTTGGGACCAAAATCTTCATTTTTTGGTCAAattttccttgaaaaaaaaaaaaaacaaacccaaattttcccattcCAGGCGCTTTTCCATGCGGAAAAATCCTTTGGAAATTCCCCGAGCGGGGCGGGGAAAATATTCGGGaatttttggggtgggatttggggaggaatttgtaaaaatggaattttttaatgggggaaaaaaaagggaaatttagcgggaaaaaaatggggaaaagggaCCCAGGCCGCTGCTCCTGGAGCCGGGAATGCCGGGAATCATTAACaattaacaaaaataataataaagggatttaaattaattaaaatgaaTGAGAATAAAGGTGTTAAagcaattaaaattaattatatcctggtaaaatattaaaattaatcacATCCACGGAATTAATTCAATTTTCCCGGGATTTTTGGCCGCTTTTTCCCAAAGAAAGAGAGTGAAAAGCGGAATTAATTAAGGAAGAAATTAATTGAGGGGAGGATTAAAGGCGCAAGCGACACCCGGGGAAAATCCAgggttttttaatggaaaatccctttctttcatggaaaatccctttttttcatggaaaaatcTGAATTCCTGCTCGGTTTTATTCGGACACTCGGGAGCGGGATCTCGGGTTTTTGGGGAATGGTTTTAGATCCCCAATTTTGGTGGTTTTTAGGCGTAAAATTCgatttttggggcagattttcccctcaaaaaaatccccgatttttccccccccaaaatttcgattttccCTCCAGGTTTTGCAGGTGCCGGTGgcagaaattggggggaaaagggaaaaaatccgggcCCCGATGGGAAGGAGGGAATTTCCCGCCTGGGAGTGGCTCCGGGAGGACCCCagaatttcatttttatattaaaaataatcaAATTTGGATTCCCGGGCCAATTCCCGGGTTTTTCTCGCGGAATTCCCGAGCCACGGGAGCCGCTGGGGAAATGCGGGAATGAACCGAAAATTGCGGAATTCCGCCCAAAATCCGCGCGGATTCTTAATGAGCGGGGTCGATAATTAATCCCCGCGGTCATTAATTGCCGGGGGTCATTAATTACCGGGATTAATTAACGAATTCCTTCCTTTTCCAGGCACATTTCGGGAGTGGAAATTCCCCTGAAATTCggatttttctccctttcccCCCCGCTCGGTCCCTCCCATcaataatttaaatttattttaatattaaaccCCCCCAAATTTGGCAATTCGGGATGGTGTCGGGCCGTCCTCTGCCCCTGGAAATTCCAATTTTCGGTGTTTTTCCCTAAAAATGGGGATGAATTGGGGAATCCCTCCCAGGACTGAATATTTGGGTATAAAGGGGtaaaattggaatttttgggaaaaagCGCCTGGAATATTCCGGACTCTGCATAAAGATTTGGGggcaaaaaaaagggaatttttggcCGCTGGCCTGGGAGGAGAAAAcattccaaaaaaaccccaacagcaaCAGCGGGAATAAATCCGATTTCATTAACAAATAAATTCAATTTAATTAACAATAAATTCGGTTTGAATCAGAAAGAAACTCAGTTCAAATCAGAAAGAAATCCGGCTTAAATAAAAAAGGAActcattaaaattaaaaataaaggaggtttaaataagaaataaattcaATTTAAGCAGGGAATAAATTCAatttaaaatcagaaagaaattcagtataaatagaaaataaattcaacttaaaatcagaaagaaaatcagttttataaatttttaaaaattcaatttaAGCAAGAAATAAATGCGCATTAAACAAGAAATGAATGCGCGTTAAAtaagaattaaattaaataaaaattttaaaaatcaatttaaaacCAGAAATAAGTCCAgtttaaataagaaataaatgagatttaaattaaaaataaattcagttTCAGTCAGAAATAATTTAtgcaagaaataaaattaaattaaatttttaaaaattttttaaatgaGTTTAAAGCCGGACTAAATGGAGTTTTGGGGATAAATCCGCGCTCCgggagcgccggggccgctcggggCTCACCTTGGATTTGAACTTGGACTCGAGCGGCGCCGCCGAATTTCCTTTGTCTGCAGCGGCCCCGGAAAACGCAAAAAAAACAGCGGGAGGGATCGGGGCTgcggggatggaaatggggaaaaatcgggaaaaaatgggaaaaatcgggaaaaaatggggggaaaatggggggaaataatgggggaaaaattgAATTAAAAGGGGAATCAAAAGGGAatagagagagggggaaagggaatttaaaaaaggaataaaagggaataaaaatgggggaaaggaaaaaaaaaaagggggaataaaAAGGGAATAGAAAGGGGGGGGGAAAGGAGAttaaaaagggaataaaaatgggggtaaagggaaaaaaggggaatgaAAAGGGAATAGGAGAGGGGGGAAAGGAgattaaaaaaggaataaaaatgggggtaaagggaaaaaaagggggaataaaAAGGGAATAGAAAGTAAATAGAAGGGGATAAAATGGGGtaaaaggagaataaaaaaggGATAAAAAGGGGATTGAAAAGGaactaaaaagaggaaaaaaaggagattaAAAGGCGAGAAAAAGGCGAGAAAACAGCGGGAGAGGattggggggaaaaagggggaaagggggaaaaagatgaaaaaaaaaaaggtagaaaagGGAATTAAAGGGAATAAAACcggggggaaggggggaaaatagcggggaaagggaaataaaaagggaattaaaaaaggaataaaaaggaataaaaagtcgGTTTTGGCCTCAAAAAGCGGAGGCGGTGGGAGAAGTGGAAGAAGAGGATGCGGGAATTCGGGAATTGCTGGAAAATCTCCTTCAGATCCCGAATTTCAGTGGGAACTGATCCCGAATTCCGGCTTTGGGAGGGATtaaattgggggggaaatggaaaaGCGGAGTTTGTTTATTCCCATTTCTAAAGGAACAgttatacttttatttttatttctttatctcTGTTCAGTCTGAGTTTATCTGGGTAAAGTCCTGGCATTTGCGGAACAACCCTTattatatatatagaaatatattgaTATATTTGTGTCTTTATTTGCCACCTTTAGGGCAGAAAAATGCCGTGAAATCCAAggaaaactccccaaaaatcGCCCAGATTTAGGGATCAACCCCCCTGAACCAGGCTGGGAACTCAAAACTGAAAAATCGGGGAAAAGATGGGGAAAATTGAATTTTTGGGATCTGGAGCCAAAGGGCTGCGGGAGTCTGATACCCTGGGAGGGGGAAAATGATGGAAAATGCAGAATTGAGGGGAAATCGGAATTTTGGTGGGGTTTGAGCGGGGTTTTTATGgcagaaaaaatgggaatttattCTTCTCTTACCAAGTTTTTCCTGGAATGCCTGAGGCAAAGCCGAGCTGGGGCTTGGCCGcgggaatgaatgaatgaattcaGCTCCGAGTCGCTTTTTTACCCCTAAAAAAATCAAATAAGCgcggggaaattggggggaaaaggtgagtttgggggttttatttatCCAAACATTTGGGACAAATATTGGGAAACTCAGCCGAGAATGGGCGGAAAATCCCCCCGAAATTGGGATTAAGGGGAGAATCCGCTGGAGTTCGGATTTCCCTCAAAAAGAGAATTAAAATCgcggggttttttcccctccttcattccccaaaaatgaaataatgggaataatggaaaataatgggaaatcctttttttcccccccatttcggGGTATTTCCCGGTGCTGGAGCCGATTTTCCTTCCCGAAAAATTCCAAATTTGGCGATTTTCCTTGGAATGGGGAGGCGGGAAGagcagaaattcccattttttcccgagGGAAATCGaggagttttgggtttttttttccttcattttaggGCAAATCAAAGCggaaacaaagggaaaaagaacCTAGGGAATTACCCGGGAATTATTTGATGGAAATTGGAATTTTTCTTTGTTCTCCCCGCCGccgtttttaatatttttttcccaaaaccgCGCTTTCCCAGGGAattacttccagggatggaaaagggaaaatCGCAGCTCCGGGATTCGcgattttggggcaaaattcccttttttggggcAGAATTCCCTTTTTTGGGCAGAATTCCCCCCTTTTTTTGCCGCTCTCCCTGGGATCTTTCCCATCCAAATCCGCTTTTCCCAAGGGGAATTTGTGCAAAACCTCAAATCCGCTCTACCTGCGAAAATTGGGCTCAATCCTgaatttttggtgtttttcttaaggaaaaacCGGAATAAATTCCTgaattaaaggggaaaaaaatgggaaattcttcaAATCCCGAGGGGTGAAGCGCTGCAGAGAAATGTTGGAGAAGCGGAGCcaggaggaaaaatgggaattttcctCTTGGACTGGGAGAGAAATcggatttttctgccttttttcctgGCAGGgataaaaaaatgaggaaaaagacATTAAAACGTGGATTTTCCCCGGACCTGCCTtcagaaaaaggggaaaacccGGGGATTCGGGAGAGGAAAATTCCGATTTTTCTGCTCGGTAAAAATCAATTTACCAAGAGGGATCCGCACGCCCGGGATgagcaaaaaaagggaattttcagGAATTCCTCAATTCCCAAATGGagcggggatttgggggttcatcCCCGGGATCGCCGCttttaccccaaaaatccccaaaatccggAATTTCCGACCGGGAGATCTCGCGGGGATTTTCACTCCATTCCCATTTTTGGTTCCTCCTTTCCCCAATTTTTTATCCCAGCCCCGAAAATGCCCCAAAACTCCTGGAAATGCCGATTTTTTAAAAGGTATTTATTTTATGGAATTCTCATTTTTCCTGCCCAAAGTTTCTTTGTTCGGCTCCCGCGGCCTCCCCCGGGAATTCCGTCCCCGAAATGCGAATTTTCTGCTGCTTTACCTccgaaaaatgagattttttacctcctttcctctttccttctccttcccccatTTTCCTTCGGTTTTCTCCCATTTCtccatttttgccttttttttttttttcctttttttccactttattttctcccttcttccccctgattttttcctcttttcccctcatttttttccttttttctcccctcattttcccgcattttttcccctcttttcccccttccccgacccccaaacccccctcaattcccacccccaaattttcccGTGAAATTCCCGCTAAATTCCTCGCTCCCCGAGCCACAAATTTGCggttttaatttgaatttttggggcattttcggGGCATTTCGGCGGCGCGGGCCCTtcccgccgctgccgcccggcCGCAGCTTTTCCCCATAAATCTCGGGTTTGGGGCCGTTCCGGACGTGCCGCCCCGTGTTCAGCACTTCATAAAAATTAAAAGCGAACAAAAATCCAAATGCAAACCGGGGGCGAGGCCGCGTTTGGGTTCAGTTTGGGGATTTTGTCCGGAGTTGCCGCGGGCACAAAGGAGCAGAATTCCCCAATTTTCCTgcgtttttaaaaattgtttctcGGTTTTGTTTGTATCCATAGCCaagattattttgttttatttcatttattggcGGGTTTTGTTCCCCGCCGGTTTTTATCTTGTTCATCCATTTATTTTATTCCACCGCCTTCCATTCAAGCCTGTTTTCCCTgatttaattcatttttttctcccgttttgttcccttttttcctcatttaattcaattttcccccatttcagcCCATCCATCGCCACTTTTCCCCATTTAATTCCATTATTTtcccattttattccattttttgcCCATTTTGCCCTTTTTTCCCTCGTTTCCCTGATTCCCGCCCCCCTTTTTTCCCAAACCCGGgaattttccctttccccttgaACTTGGCATTCCCGGAATTTgtttgttttagggttttttttccttttcagcttTTTCCCCTTTCGGATGATTCTGGGGGTGGGGCAGAACAAGGGGGCGACCCCAAACCAGCGGCATCGGGGGAATTTTGCGCAATTTCggcaattttggggaatttttggggttttagcGACACACAAACCGTGGGGAGGGTCTGAACTAGGGACGCGCCTGAggacaaaaatcctaaaaaatcagattttcccccattttccccccttgCTCCCGCTTCACTCCTGCAGCCGAAACCCCCGAAATTTTGGGGCTGAATGGGAGAAAATCCGATTTTTTTGGGGAAAGCCCCGATTTTTCGGGGAAAACCCAACTCCTCGGGAATCCGGTAGGAAGACGCGGGTGGGGAGCAGACGGGATgaaattttccttatttttaaacGGATTTTCGGAAGGGGGGAGCGcctgaaaaaggggggaaaaaaacacccaaaaaatccCTCGACAGGTccaaaaaaaacaggaaaaaaaatacaaaaaaaaatttgaagCGTTAAGAATAATTTAGGATTGTTGTAAATAATTATAAATTAAGGTGGGGGGGAGTTATCCCATTGGAATCCGGCGGAAAATCGGGAATTGGGAGGGGGACGTGGAAAGGGGGGGGGACACcaaaggggggggggggcacgCGGTGGGGGGGAGTGGGCGTGTCCTGGCGGCGCGGGACGAACCCAATCAGCGCGCGGCATCCCGCGGGGGGCGTGTCCCCGGGCGCGGTAAAAGGGGCGTGGCCCGCGCGGATTTCTTAACGGAGCGGGCGGCGGGCTGGCGGCGCATGCGCGCTCGGCGCGGCGATGGCGGGGGGTCCCGGGGCGCGGCGCGGAGCTGCCCCCGCCGCCAGCACCGGAGCGGGCGGAGCGGGCGGAGCGGCGGCACCGGCCccggcaccgggcaccggcagcagcagcagcagcagcagctccgagAGGAGGCGGCGGCAGAAAGGAagggcggcgggaggcggcggcggcagcgcgcaTGACATGACGGCGCCGCTCGGGCTCCCCCCGCGCTGGCCCGACGCGCTCGGGCTGCCGCTGCGAGGACGCGCCGCGGGAGAAGCCGCGCATGGAGAGCCCTGGGCCAGTGCCGGGGACGGGCTGGGCACTGCCGGGACGGGCTCGGGCACTGCCGGgacgggctggggcactgccgggAGATGCTGCCCCACGCCGCGCTGGGCGagcgccgggcggcggcggcggcggcggcggaacGGGCGCGGACGGAGGAGCCGCGTTCGCGGAGCTGGCGGGCGCGGAGCCGGCGCGGCAGTGCCCGTCGGGCTCGCTGGGCTACGGCGCCTACCCGTTCGCGCCGGGCTACTACGGCTGCCGCCTGAACCTGCCGCAGAAGCCCTGCGGGTACCACCCGCCCGACAAATTCGGCGAGGCCGGCGGCGCGCTGGGCGCCGAGAGCTGCCGCCGGCGCGGGGCCAAGGAGTTCCCGTTCTACCCCGGCTTCCCCGGCTCGTACCAGGCCGTGCCGGGCTACTTGGACGTGTCGGTGGTGCCGGCGCTGGCCGAGCCGCGGCACGAGGCTTTGCTTCCCATGGAAGGCTACCAGGGCTGGGCGCTGGCCAACGCCGGCTGGGACGGGCAGGTTTACTGCTCCAAGGAGCAGCCGCAGCCCCGCGCACCTCTGGAAGGCGCCGTTCCCAGGTAGGCAGCTGcaccgggagcgggagcgggagcggtgCCCGCCGTGCGAGCGGCTCCTCCGCGGGGATTGATCAGGGCAGCCCAGAAATCCCATATCCCGCGCGTCCCATCTATTCCATCTACCCCTATAGCCGGATTTATCCCATCTATCCCGATATATTTATTCCATCTATCCCGTGTATCCCACctatcccagaaatcccatctatTCCGTGTATCCCACctatcccagaaatcccatctatTCCGTGTATCTCACCCATCCCATCTATTCCATCTACCCCTATAGCCGGATTTATCCCATCTATCCCGATATTCCACATATCCCGATATATTTATTCCATCTATCCCATCTATCCCGTGTATCCCACCTATCCCATCTATTCCATCTACCCCTATAGCCGGATTTATCCCATCTATCCCGATGTACTTATTCCATCTATCCTATCTATTCCGTGTATTCCATCTATCCCACCTATCCCATCTATCCTATCTATTCCGTGTATTCCATCTCTCCCATATATCCGGATCTATCCCATATATCCTGATATATTTATTCCATCTATTCCGTGTATTCCATCTCTCCCATATGTCCGGATCTATCCCATATATCCCGATATATTTACCCCATCTATCCCATCTATTCCGTGTATTCCATCTCTCCCATATGTCCGGATCTATCCCATATATCCGGATATATTTATCCCATCTATTCCGTGTATTCCATCTCTCCCATATATCCGCATCTATCCCATACATCCCAATATATCTATCCCATCTATCCACATATTCAGTATATCCAGATGTATTTATTCCATCTATCCCCTATATCCCGTGTATCCCACCTATCCCATCCATCCTGTGTACCCCCGTGTATTCCATCTATCCTAGAAATCCCCTGCATTCAGTGTATCCCGTATATTCCATCTATCCGGGTTTATTCCGTATATCCTGGCATATCAATCCCATCTATCCATACATTCCATCTGTCCCGGTATATTTATCCCGTCTATCCCGTATATTATATTTATCCCGTCTGTCCCACCTATCCCATATATTCCGTGTGTCCCGATGTATTTATCCCACCTACCCCACCTGTCTGCATCTATCCCCAAATACCCCATGTACCCCCGTGTGCCCCGTATATTCCATCCATCCCGTTTATCCCATTTATTCCGTGTATCCCATCTATCCCCTATATTCCGCGTATTCCACTCGTTCCCTATATCCAGATCTATTTATCCCTTATATTCCAAATATCCACATGTATTTATCCCACATGTTCCCGATATCTGGATATACCCCACATATTCAATTATCCCATTTATCGTACACCCACCTATCCCATCCATTCCATGGAGCCGGGGACATTAATTCCATATATCCGGTAtatttatcccatatatcccgATAAATTCCATATATGATTCCAGCTCTTCCATATACCCCACATATCCGcacatattaattattaattccaCATATCCCGGTAtatttatcccatatatcccgATATATTCCATATATGATTCCAGCTCTTCCATATACCCCACATATCCGcacatattaattattaattccaCGTATCCCGGTAtatttatcccatatatcccgATATATTCCATATATGATTCCAGCTCTTCCATATACCCCACATATCCCGcacatattaattattaattccaCATATCCCGGTAtatttatcccatatatcccgATATATTCCATATATGATTCCAGCTCTTCCATATACCCCACATATCCGcatatattaattattaattccaTATATCCCGGTACATTAAttccatttatcccatatatcccgATATATTTATCCCATATATCCGGGTATATTTATTCCATATATCCGGGTACATTTATTCCATATATTCCACATATCCCAACATATTAATTCCATATATCCTATATATCAGGGTATATTTATTCCATGTATCCGGGTATATTAATTCCATATATCTGGGTACCTTATCCCATTTATCCTGGTATATTTATTCTATATATTCCATTTATCCGGGTATATTAATTCCCTATATCAGGGTATATTAATTCCCTATGTTCCCTATATCCGGCTACATTTATTCCATTCCTCCGGGTATATTTATTCCATATATCCGGGTATATTAATTCCATATATTCCCTATATCAGGGTGTATTTATTCCCTATATCCGGGTACATTAATCCCATATATTCCCTATATCCGGGTATATTTATTCAGTTTTTCCGGGTATATTAATTCCCCATATCAGGATATATTAATTCCCTATATTCCCTATATCAGGGTATATTAATTCCATATATTCCCCATATCAGGGTATATTAATTCCCTATATCCGGGTACATTAATTCATGTATTCCCTATATCCGGGTATATTTATTCCATATATCTGGGTACGTTATTTCCCTATATCAGGGTATATTAATTCCCTATATTCCCTATATCCGGGTATATTAATTCCATATATTCCCTATATCCGGGTACATTAATTCCATATATTCTCTATATCCAGGTGTATTTATTCCATATATCTGGGTATGTTAATTCCCTATACTCCCTATATCCGGGTATATTAATTCCATATATTCCCCATATCAGGGTATATTAATTCCCTATATCCGGGTACATAATTCCATGTATTCCCTATATCCAGGTATATTTATTCCATATATCTGGGTATGTTAATTCCCCATATCAGGGTATATTAATTCCCTATATTCCCTATATCCGGGTGTATTTATTCCGTGTATCAGGGCACATTTCCCCCCCATATCCGGCCGTGTTTATTCCGCATATCCGGGTGTGTTCCGCGTTTCCCACCAATTCCGCCCGCTCCGTGTATTCCAGGCGCCGCGGAGCTCGGGCCCGGCTAATTAGAGGAAGCGGCTCAGGAATGCTCGGAGCGGAGCGGGCAATGTGCACGGGCACGCTCGGCGGGGGCGAGGCCAGCGCGGCCCCAAACCCGACTTAATTCCATAATTCTGCCCTTCCCCGGCAGCCGAACCCGGCCCCAAAACCCGGAGTTAATGCCACAATTCTGCCCTTTCTCCTGATCCCAAACCCGGAGTTAATTCCATAATTCTGCCCTTTCTCCTGAGTCAATCCGGCCCCAAAACCCGGAGTTTAATTCCATAATTCTGCCCTTTCTCCTGATCCCAAACCCGGAGTTAATTCCATAATTCTGCCCTTTCTGCTGATCCCAAACCCGGAGTTAATTCCATAATTCTGCCCTTTCTGCTGGAGTAATCCAATCTCCAAAACCCCGCGGAAATTCCCGAATTCTGCCATTTTTCCGGCAGCATCCCGGCCCCAAAAAT
The sequence above is a segment of the Melospiza melodia melodia isolate bMelMel2 chromosome 31, bMelMel2.pri, whole genome shotgun sequence genome. Coding sequences within it:
- the HOXC13 gene encoding LOW QUALITY PROTEIN: homeobox protein Hox-C13 (The sequence of the model RefSeq protein was modified relative to this genomic sequence to represent the inferred CDS: deleted 5 bases in 4 codons) produces the protein MTAPLGLPPRWPDALGCRCEDAPREKPRMESLGHCREMLPHAALGAPGGGGGGGGTGADGGAAFAELAGAEPARQCPSGSLGYGAYPFAPGYYGCRLNLPQKPCGYHPPDKFGEAGGALGAESCRRRGAKEFPFYPGFPGSYQAVPGYLDVSVVPALAEPRHEALLPMEGYQGWALANAGWDGQVYCSKEQPQPAHLWKAPFPDVVPLQPEPSPFRRGRKKRVPYTKPQLKELEREFAASRFITKEKRRRIAGATSLSERQVTIWFQNRRVKEKKVQGKARPAHLRDT